In a genomic window of Onychostoma macrolepis isolate SWU-2019 chromosome 08, ASM1243209v1, whole genome shotgun sequence:
- the ufd1l gene encoding ubiquitin recognition factor in ER-associated degradation protein 1: MFSFNMFEPHVGRVFQNRFSTQYRCYSVSMLAGPNDRSDVEKGGKIIMPPSALDQLSRLNITYPMLFKLTNKNSDRMTHCGVLEFVADEGICYLPHWMMQNLLLEEGGLVQVESVNLMVATYSKFQPQSPDFLDITNPKAVLENALRNFACLTTGDVIAINYNEKIYELRVMETKPDKAVSIIECDMNVDFDAPLGYKEPERHMQHPEEPTEEETDPSNYEMDLGFRAFTGSGNRLDGKKKGIEPSPAPLDPNDIKRGIPNYDFKIGKITFIRNSRQQPRKIEIDDTASNFIAFSGEGQSLRKKGRKP, from the exons ATG TTCTCCTTCAACATGTTTGAGCCCCATGTGGGCCGGGTTTTCCAGAACCGTTTCTCCACTCAGTACCGCTGTTATTCTGTGTCCATGCTGGCAGGACCCAATGACCGCTCAGATGTGGAGAAAGGAGGAAAGA TAATTATGCCCCCGTCTGCTTTGGACCAGCTGA GCAGACTTAACATCACATACCCCATGTTGTTCAAACTCACCAACAAGAATTCAGACAGAATGACACACTGTGGTGTTCTGGAGTTTGTGGCAGATGAAGGCATCTGTTACCTCCCACACTGG ATGATGCAGAACTTGTTGTTGGAGGAGGGTGGTTTGGTTCAGGTGGAGAGCGTGAATCTCATGGTGGCCACATACTCCAAATTTCAGCCGCAAAGTCCAGACTTCCTGGATATCACAAATCCTAAAGCTGT ATTAGAGAATGCTTTGAGGAATTTCGCCTGTTTGACCACAGGAGACGTGATCGCTATCAATTATAATGAAAAG ATTTACGAGTTACGTGTCATGGAGACCAAACCAGACAAGGCTGTGTCCATCATTGAGTGTGACATGAAT GTGGACTTTGATGCTCCTCTTGGTTACAAAGAACCAGAGAGACACATGCAGCATCCTGAAGAACCAACA GAAGAGGAGACAGATCCCAGTAACTATGAGATGGACCTCGGTTTCAGA GCCTTTACCGGTTCTGGAAATCGTCTAGATGGGAAGAAAAAAGGCATTGAACCCAGTCCAGCACCCCTCGATCCTAATGACATCAAACG AGGAATTCCTAACTATGATTTCAAAATCGGGAAGATCACCTTCATCCGTAACTCCAGACAACAGCCCCGCAAAATTGAAATA GATGATACAGCCAGTAACTTCATTGCTTTCTCCGGGGAAGGACAGTCCCTCCGCAAAAAAGGCAGAAAACCCTGA